From Solidesulfovibrio carbinoliphilus subsp. oakridgensis, the proteins below share one genomic window:
- a CDS encoding D-serine ammonia-lyase: MAPERGFVPGLDAATEARLRQESSFLWVNPGRRPLAEVRDALAVTWADIIAAADRLARFAPLLAVLFPELAPAGGVIGSELLPVSQFAARLKRQGLPAGDAVYLKADHALPVAGSVKARGGFHAVLCVAERLALAAGLLAGPGDDYRRLAEGPARAVFARHTLSVGSTGNLGLSIGILGRALGFDVTVHMSAEAKAWKKEKLRSLGATVVEHPGDYTAACSVAREEAAASATTHFIDDENSLDLFLGYAVAGLRLPARLAAQGIAVTPERPLCLHLPCGVGGAPGGIALGARLALGDGALAFFAEPTKAPSMLLGLASGRHDAVSVADLGLSGRTMADGLAVSRPSRFVGRLLAPVVDGVFTVTDAAMAASVAALWRDEGLRLEPSAAASAAGPTLVRAADLPRLAGRDATHILWATGGSMLPEADFAAVLAQAPAGQEGDGEPAG; this comes from the coding sequence ATGGCGCCTGAGCGCGGTTTCGTCCCGGGGCTGGACGCGGCGACCGAGGCCCGCCTGCGCCAGGAGTCGTCCTTTCTGTGGGTCAACCCCGGCCGCCGGCCCCTGGCCGAGGTGCGGGACGCCCTGGCCGTGACCTGGGCCGACATCATAGCCGCAGCCGACCGGCTGGCCCGGTTCGCGCCGCTTCTGGCCGTGCTCTTTCCGGAACTGGCCCCCGCCGGCGGCGTCATCGGATCCGAACTCCTCCCCGTGTCGCAGTTTGCCGCCCGGCTCAAGCGCCAGGGCCTGCCGGCCGGGGACGCCGTGTACCTCAAAGCCGACCACGCCCTGCCCGTGGCCGGCTCGGTCAAGGCCAGGGGCGGGTTTCACGCGGTCCTGTGCGTGGCCGAGCGCCTGGCCCTCGCGGCGGGCCTCCTGGCCGGCCCCGGCGACGACTACCGCCGGCTGGCCGAAGGTCCGGCCCGGGCCGTGTTCGCCCGGCATACGCTGTCCGTCGGCTCCACCGGCAATCTCGGCCTTTCCATCGGCATCCTGGGCCGGGCCCTCGGCTTTGACGTCACGGTCCATATGTCGGCCGAGGCCAAGGCCTGGAAAAAGGAGAAACTGCGAAGCCTGGGCGCGACCGTGGTCGAGCACCCGGGCGACTACACCGCCGCCTGTTCCGTGGCCCGGGAAGAGGCGGCCGCCTCGGCCACCACCCACTTCATCGACGACGAAAACTCCCTGGACCTCTTTCTGGGCTACGCCGTGGCCGGCCTGCGCCTGCCGGCCCGGCTCGCGGCCCAGGGCATCGCCGTCACCCCCGAACGGCCCCTGTGCCTGCATCTGCCGTGCGGGGTGGGCGGGGCCCCGGGCGGCATCGCGCTTGGGGCCAGGCTGGCCCTGGGTGACGGGGCCCTCGCCTTTTTCGCCGAGCCGACAAAGGCCCCGTCCATGCTCCTGGGACTGGCGTCCGGGCGCCACGATGCCGTGAGTGTGGCCGATCTCGGCCTTTCCGGCCGGACCATGGCCGACGGGTTGGCCGTGTCCCGGCCGTCGCGGTTCGTCGGCCGGCTGCTGGCACCGGTCGTGGACGGGGTGTTCACGGTCACGGACGCGGCCATGGCCGCCTCGGTGGCCGCCCTGTGGCGCGACGAGGGACTGCGCCTGGAGCCGTCGGCCGCCGCGTCCGCCGCCGGGCCGACGCTTGTCCGGGCGGCTGATTTGCCGCGCCTTGCCGGCCGCGACGCCACCCACATCCTCTGGGCCACGGGCGGGAGCATGCTGCCGGAAGCCGATTTCGCCGCCGTCCTGGCCCAGGCCCCGGCCGGGCAGGAGGGGGACGGGGAGCCGGCCGGGTGA
- a CDS encoding class II fumarate hydratase has translation MEYRVETDSLGEVRVPADRLWGAQTQRAIEYFSLGDALMPREMIPAYAVLKKGAALANAATGGLSRELAEAIVAVCDEIQGGRHDAMFPLGVWMSGSGTQFNMNVNEVIANRCSELAGTPLGSKKPVHPNDHVNMCQSTNDNFPAAMHIAAATAVSARLLPAATAFRDDLAAKAAAWADIVKIGRTHLQDAVPLTLGQEFSGYAGLLGDNIGRLEAALGDVYRLPLGGTAVGTGLNAAPGFAGAAIAEIARLTGLPFVPAPNKFAVQGSHDALVHLSGVLRTLAVSLSKIAGDVRLLGCGPRAGFYELLLPANEPGSSIMPGKVNPTQCEALTMVAGQVMANDVAVGFGGAGGILEMNVYKPLILANVMQSIRLLADGMDNFRRFLLAGLEPNRRRIKELLGRSLMLVTALSPVIGYDNAAAIAHHALEHDLTLKEAAMDLGLVHAADFDRLVVPAQMTGALPADASDGA, from the coding sequence ATGGAGTACCGCGTGGAAACGGACAGCCTGGGCGAGGTGCGGGTCCCGGCCGACAGGCTGTGGGGGGCCCAGACCCAGCGGGCCATCGAATATTTCAGCCTCGGCGACGCGCTTATGCCCCGGGAGATGATCCCGGCCTACGCGGTGCTCAAAAAGGGCGCGGCCCTGGCCAACGCGGCCACGGGCGGGCTGTCCCGCGAACTGGCCGAGGCCATCGTGGCCGTGTGCGACGAGATCCAGGGCGGCAGGCACGACGCCATGTTTCCGCTTGGCGTCTGGATGAGCGGCAGCGGCACCCAGTTCAACATGAACGTCAACGAGGTCATCGCCAACCGTTGTTCTGAGCTAGCCGGGACGCCGCTCGGCTCCAAAAAGCCGGTCCACCCCAACGACCACGTGAACATGTGCCAGTCGACCAACGACAATTTTCCGGCAGCCATGCACATCGCGGCCGCAACCGCCGTGTCGGCGCGGCTTTTGCCGGCCGCAACCGCCTTCCGGGACGACCTGGCGGCCAAGGCCGCGGCCTGGGCGGACATCGTCAAGATCGGCCGCACCCACCTGCAAGACGCCGTCCCCTTGACCCTCGGCCAGGAGTTTTCGGGCTATGCCGGGCTTCTTGGCGACAACATCGGCCGGCTGGAGGCGGCTCTGGGCGACGTGTACAGGCTGCCGCTCGGCGGCACGGCCGTGGGCACGGGGCTCAATGCCGCGCCCGGCTTCGCCGGGGCGGCCATCGCGGAAATCGCCCGCCTGACCGGGCTGCCGTTCGTGCCGGCTCCGAACAAATTCGCGGTCCAGGGCTCCCACGACGCCCTGGTCCACCTGTCAGGGGTCCTGCGGACGCTGGCCGTCTCGCTTTCGAAAATCGCGGGCGACGTCCGGCTCCTCGGCTGCGGCCCGCGCGCCGGCTTCTACGAGCTCCTCCTGCCGGCCAACGAACCGGGCTCCTCCATCATGCCCGGCAAGGTCAACCCGACCCAGTGCGAGGCCCTGACCATGGTGGCGGGGCAGGTCATGGCCAACGATGTGGCCGTGGGGTTCGGCGGGGCCGGGGGCATCCTCGAAATGAACGTCTACAAGCCGCTTATTCTTGCTAACGTCATGCAGTCGATCCGCCTGCTCGCCGACGGCATGGACAATTTCCGCCGCTTCCTCCTGGCCGGTCTCGAACCCAACCGCCGGCGGATAAAGGAACTTCTCGGCCGCTCGCTCATGCTGGTGACCGCGCTCTCGCCGGTCATCGGCTACGACAACGCCGCCGCCATCGCCCACCACGCCCTGGAACACGACCTGACCCTCAAGGAGGCGGCCATGGACCTGGGCCTCGTGCATGCGGCCGATTTCGACCGTCTGGTGGTGCCGGCCCAAATGACGGGCGCCTTGCCTGCCGATGCCTCCGATGGCGCCTGA
- the miaB gene encoding tRNA (N6-isopentenyl adenosine(37)-C2)-methylthiotransferase MiaB: MKFHVITMGCQMNVGDGDWLTRSLQTTGFTPAPEHEADLFILFTCSVREKPEQKVASELGRIADRHRDNPNACVAVGGCVAQQLGTSLWRRFPMVRLVFGTDGIAAAPRALARLAEEPGLRLSLLDFTESYPERDQSWPEDRLPPRAFVSIMQGCDNYCAYCIVPFVRGRQKSRGAAAVVEECRNLAERGVREVTLLGQNVNSYGLDASGDGTSFARLLDAVAAVPGIARIRFTTSHPKDLSDDVIERFGSLPQLCPALHLPVQSGSDRILRRMGRRYDTADYRRLVAKLRRARPDLALTTDLIVGFPGETEADFKETLDLVREVRFESGFSFMYGDRPGTASERLEPKIAPEAKAARLAELQTLLDAGLTASLAARVGTSAEILIEGPSRRDGAAGPSWRGRDPWGRIVNLPLPGHGDAAGTIVPARIVQAKKHSLIGEAEARDD, from the coding sequence ATGAAATTTCACGTCATCACCATGGGCTGCCAAATGAACGTCGGAGACGGCGACTGGCTGACCCGCTCTCTCCAAACGACAGGGTTCACCCCGGCCCCGGAACACGAGGCCGATCTTTTCATCCTTTTCACCTGCTCGGTGCGCGAAAAGCCCGAACAGAAGGTGGCCAGCGAACTGGGCCGCATCGCCGACCGGCACCGGGACAACCCGAACGCCTGCGTGGCCGTCGGCGGCTGCGTGGCCCAGCAGCTCGGCACCAGCCTGTGGCGGCGTTTTCCCATGGTCCGGCTGGTTTTCGGCACCGACGGCATCGCGGCCGCGCCCCGGGCCCTGGCCCGGCTGGCCGAGGAGCCCGGCCTTCGCCTGTCGCTGCTCGATTTCACGGAAAGCTATCCCGAACGCGACCAGTCCTGGCCCGAGGACAGGCTGCCGCCCCGGGCCTTCGTGTCCATCATGCAGGGCTGCGACAACTACTGCGCCTACTGCATCGTGCCCTTTGTCCGGGGCCGCCAGAAGTCCCGCGGCGCGGCGGCCGTGGTCGAGGAATGCCGCAACCTGGCCGAACGCGGCGTGCGCGAGGTGACGCTTCTTGGCCAGAACGTCAACAGCTACGGCCTCGACGCCTCGGGCGACGGCACGTCCTTTGCCCGGCTCCTCGACGCCGTGGCCGCGGTGCCGGGCATTGCCCGCATCCGCTTCACCACCTCCCACCCCAAGGACCTCTCCGACGACGTGATCGAGCGCTTCGGCAGTCTGCCCCAACTGTGCCCGGCTCTCCACCTGCCGGTCCAGTCCGGCTCGGACAGGATTTTACGGCGCATGGGCCGGCGCTACGACACGGCCGATTACCGCCGGCTCGTGGCCAAGCTGCGCCGGGCCCGGCCGGACCTCGCGCTGACCACGGACCTCATCGTCGGCTTTCCCGGCGAAACCGAGGCCGATTTCAAGGAGACCCTGGACCTCGTGCGCGAGGTTCGGTTTGAAAGCGGCTTCTCCTTCATGTACGGTGACAGGCCGGGAACAGCCTCGGAACGCCTGGAGCCGAAGATCGCCCCGGAGGCCAAGGCCGCCCGCCTGGCCGAACTGCAGACCCTCCTCGACGCGGGCCTGACCGCGTCGCTGGCCGCCCGGGTCGGCACGTCGGCCGAGATCCTGATCGAAGGCCCAAGCCGCCGCGACGGTGCGGCCGGCCCGTCCTGGCGCGGCCGCGATCCCTGGGGCCGCATCGTCAACCTGCCCCTGCCGGGCCATGGCGACGCCGCCGGAACCATTGTTCCGGCCCGCATCGTCCAGGCCAAAAAGCACTCCCTCATCGGGGAGGCGGAGGCTCGAGATGATTGA
- a CDS encoding bifunctional nuclease family protein produces MIEMKVFGLALDEESQVPVLILKDLQEKAVLPIWIGAMEAMAISLALNDVSLPRPMTHDLLLNMIHKLDAHVVAVHVTELTEGTYYADIEVEVEGGIRRIDSRPSDAIALALRAKAPILVSEPVLDQVANESKDATVVAFSSDDTDKWTELLEKFDLTDTKYKM; encoded by the coding sequence ATGATTGAAATGAAAGTATTCGGACTGGCCCTGGACGAGGAGTCGCAAGTCCCGGTGCTCATCCTCAAGGATCTGCAGGAAAAAGCCGTGCTGCCCATCTGGATCGGCGCCATGGAGGCCATGGCCATTTCGCTGGCCTTAAACGACGTGTCCCTGCCCCGGCCCATGACCCACGACCTGCTTTTGAACATGATCCACAAGCTCGACGCCCATGTGGTGGCCGTCCACGTGACCGAACTCACCGAGGGCACCTACTACGCCGACATCGAGGTGGAAGTGGAGGGCGGCATCCGCCGCATCGACAGCCGTCCGTCCGACGCCATCGCCCTGGCCCTGCGGGCCAAGGCCCCGATCCTGGTGTCCGAACCGGTCCTCGACCAGGTGGCCAACGAGTCCAAGGACGCGACGGTGGTGGCCTTTTCGAGCGATGATACGGACAAATGGACGGAGCTGCTCGAAAAGTTCGACCTGACCGACACCAAATACAAGATGTGA
- a CDS encoding histidinol phosphate phosphatase domain-containing protein, protein MIDLHTHTTFSDGVLIPSELARRATKAGYRAMAMTDHADSSNLDLILTNIGRFVAESGAFLGVTVLCGVEITHVPPPLIPHLVEQARARGAQLVVVHGETIVEPVETGTNLAAIEAGADILAHPGLLTPEEAELAAERGVALEITTRKGHSLTNGHVAALARRFGARLVINNDAHAPEDLVSQERRKKVALGAGLSYEEYLCAESNSRDIVSRILGAGRTD, encoded by the coding sequence ATGATCGACCTGCACACCCACACCACCTTCTCCGACGGCGTGCTCATCCCGTCCGAACTGGCCCGGCGCGCGACCAAGGCCGGCTACCGGGCCATGGCCATGACCGACCACGCCGATTCTTCCAACCTCGACCTGATTCTCACCAACATCGGCCGGTTCGTGGCCGAATCCGGGGCCTTTCTCGGCGTCACCGTCCTTTGCGGGGTGGAGATCACCCACGTGCCGCCGCCGCTGATTCCCCACCTCGTGGAGCAGGCCCGGGCCCGGGGGGCCCAGCTCGTGGTGGTCCACGGCGAGACCATTGTCGAGCCCGTGGAAACCGGCACCAATCTGGCGGCCATCGAAGCCGGAGCCGACATCCTGGCCCACCCGGGCCTTCTCACTCCGGAAGAGGCGGAACTGGCCGCCGAACGCGGCGTGGCCCTCGAGATCACCACCCGCAAGGGGCACAGCCTGACAAACGGCCACGTGGCCGCCCTGGCCCGGCGGTTCGGGGCCCGGCTCGTCATCAACAACGACGCCCACGCCCCGGAAGACCTGGTCTCCCAGGAGCGCCGCAAGAAGGTGGCCCTCGGCGCCGGCCTCTCCTACGAGGAATACCTGTGCGCCGAGTCCAATTCCCGCGACATCGTTTCCCGCATCCTCGGCGCCGGCCGCACGGACTGA
- a CDS encoding LemA family protein — MTRLLGIFLSMLFVSTLSGCGYNQMQTNEEAVNAAWGNVESSLQRRLDLIPNLVETVKGYASHEKDTLTAVTEARAKATQVKITPDTLNNPEAMAAFQQAQGQMQSALSRLLAVAENYPQLKADQGFRDLQNQLEGTENRINVARQRYNQTVETYNASIRTFPNFITNSLLLHLKPKEYFKADEAAKQAPKVKF, encoded by the coding sequence ATGACCAGACTTCTTGGAATCTTCCTTTCCATGCTGTTCGTTTCCACCCTGTCCGGCTGCGGCTACAACCAGATGCAGACCAACGAAGAGGCGGTCAACGCCGCCTGGGGCAACGTGGAATCCTCCCTGCAACGCCGGCTCGACCTGATCCCGAACCTCGTCGAAACGGTCAAGGGCTACGCCAGCCACGAGAAAGACACCCTGACCGCCGTGACCGAAGCCCGGGCCAAGGCCACACAGGTCAAAATAACTCCCGACACCCTGAACAATCCCGAGGCCATGGCCGCCTTCCAGCAGGCCCAGGGCCAGATGCAGTCCGCCCTGTCCCGCCTTCTGGCCGTGGCCGAGAACTACCCGCAGCTCAAGGCCGACCAGGGCTTCCGCGACCTGCAAAACCAGCTCGAAGGAACGGAAAACCGGATCAACGTGGCCCGGCAGCGCTACAACCAGACCGTCGAGACCTACAACGCCTCGATCCGCACCTTCCCCAACTTCATCACCAATTCCCTGCTCCTGCACCTGAAGCCCAAGGAATACTTCAAAGCCGACGAAGCCGCCAAGCAGGCGCCCAAGGTGAAATTTTAA
- a CDS encoding TPM domain-containing protein, with amino-acid sequence MPSISQTFAPCAAVPPPPAPSRGSGGDHPPRWVQGKALAAGGLFLLIVLFTVASAWALDVPRLAGRVNDYAHMLSPEAVARLEAQLADFERTDSTQVVVLTIPSLEGESLEDYSIKVAQDWGIGQKGRDNGAVLLVSKGDRKVRIEVGYGLEGVLTDALSGRIIAQAITPAFKAGHFDAGVEAGVAAIIAATRGEYQGAPETGRTDGKGDDNAFFALFILALILSAVLSGLPALARAGIFGVALPVVGGLFGLALGFILLLLVGGVVLGLLGPFLFRSGRGGGGGFFIGGGGGGSSGGGGFSGGGGSFGGGGSSGSW; translated from the coding sequence ATGCCTTCCATTTCGCAAACTTTCGCCCCCTGCGCCGCCGTCCCCCCCCCGCCCGCCCCGTCGCGGGGGTCCGGGGGGGATCATCCCCCCCGGTGGGTCCAGGGCAAAGCCCTGGCCGCCGGAGGCCTCTTCCTCCTCATCGTCCTTTTTACCGTCGCTTCGGCCTGGGCCCTGGACGTGCCGCGTCTCGCGGGGCGGGTCAACGACTACGCCCACATGCTGTCGCCGGAAGCGGTCGCGCGGCTGGAGGCCCAGCTGGCCGATTTCGAGCGCACGGACTCGACCCAGGTGGTGGTCCTGACCATCCCGTCGCTGGAAGGCGAATCGCTGGAGGACTATTCCATCAAGGTGGCCCAAGATTGGGGCATCGGGCAAAAGGGCCGGGACAACGGGGCGGTGCTCCTGGTTTCCAAGGGCGACCGCAAGGTCCGCATCGAGGTCGGCTACGGCCTGGAGGGGGTGCTGACCGACGCCCTGTCCGGCCGCATCATCGCCCAGGCCATCACCCCGGCTTTCAAGGCCGGCCATTTCGACGCCGGCGTGGAAGCGGGCGTGGCCGCCATCATCGCCGCCACCCGGGGCGAATACCAGGGCGCGCCGGAGACGGGCCGGACGGACGGCAAGGGCGACGACAACGCCTTTTTCGCCCTTTTCATCCTGGCGCTCATCCTGTCCGCCGTGCTGTCGGGCCTGCCGGCCCTGGCCCGGGCCGGCATCTTCGGCGTGGCCCTGCCCGTGGTCGGAGGGCTCTTCGGCCTGGCCCTGGGCTTCATTCTGCTTCTCCTGGTCGGCGGGGTGGTCCTCGGCCTCCTCGGGCCGTTTCTCTTCCGGTCGGGCCGGGGCGGAGGCGGCGGATTTTTCATCGGCGGCGGGGGCGGCGGATCGTCAGGCGGCGGCGGATTCTCGGGCGGCGGCGGCTCCTTTGGCGGCGGCGGCTCGTCGGGCAGCTGGTAG
- a CDS encoding encapsulin-associated ferritin-like protein yields the protein MVDQYHEPVAELTPLDRDFVRALTSIKEELEAINWYHQRVVAATDPQIKAIMAHNRDEEMEHAVMGLEWLRRTMPGWDAVMRTYLFTTGDITALEDAATAGEAGPEAAPSAAATAPGGASLGIGSLKGNR from the coding sequence ATGGTGGATCAATATCATGAGCCCGTGGCCGAACTGACGCCCCTGGACCGGGATTTCGTGCGGGCGTTGACGAGCATCAAGGAAGAGCTGGAAGCCATCAACTGGTACCACCAGCGCGTGGTCGCGGCCACCGATCCCCAGATCAAGGCCATCATGGCCCACAACCGCGACGAGGAGATGGAGCACGCCGTCATGGGCCTCGAGTGGCTGCGCCGGACCATGCCCGGCTGGGACGCGGTCATGCGCACCTACCTCTTCACCACCGGCGACATCACGGCCCTGGAAGACGCCGCCACCGCCGGCGAGGCCGGCCCCGAGGCCGCGCCGTCGGCCGCCGCCACCGCGCCCGGCGGCGCCTCGCTTGGCATCGGCAGCCTCAAGGGAAACCGTTAA
- a CDS encoding family 1 encapsulin nanocompartment shell protein: MDILKRDLAPITAAAWQAVDSRARQTLTSMLSARKIVDVAGPLGWEYAAVPLGRIDYAKTQSVSGITYGLHQVKPLIEVKVPFTLDIAEIDNAARGGKDIDLGALDAAAEKLARFEEEAIYHGFAPAGIKGLSEVSSQTRMQVTGNPEDIVEKVSKGLTALRKTSVEGPYNLVVGPEMWVALSGHVRGYPLSQYLETMLSGSVIVSPFIEEAYLVSTRGGDLEMTLGGDIAIGYASHDTEKVALFFLESFTFQVLDPTVVVRLDWNAQAGGA, from the coding sequence ATGGATATCCTGAAACGCGACCTCGCCCCCATCACCGCCGCCGCCTGGCAGGCCGTGGACAGCCGCGCCCGCCAGACGCTGACCAGCATGCTCTCCGCCCGCAAGATCGTGGACGTGGCCGGGCCGCTGGGCTGGGAATACGCCGCCGTGCCGCTCGGGCGCATCGACTATGCCAAGACCCAGTCCGTTTCCGGCATCACCTACGGCCTGCACCAGGTCAAGCCGCTCATCGAGGTCAAGGTGCCCTTCACCCTCGACATCGCGGAGATCGACAACGCGGCCCGGGGCGGCAAGGACATCGACCTCGGCGCCCTGGACGCGGCCGCCGAAAAGCTGGCCCGGTTCGAGGAAGAGGCCATCTACCATGGTTTCGCCCCGGCCGGCATCAAGGGTCTGTCGGAAGTCTCGAGCCAGACCCGGATGCAGGTGACGGGCAATCCCGAGGACATCGTGGAAAAGGTGTCCAAGGGCCTGACCGCCCTGCGCAAGACCTCGGTCGAGGGGCCCTACAATCTGGTGGTCGGCCCGGAGATGTGGGTGGCCCTGTCCGGCCATGTCCGGGGCTATCCCCTGTCCCAGTACCTGGAAACCATGCTGTCCGGATCGGTCATCGTCAGCCCCTTCATCGAAGAGGCCTACCTCGTCTCCACCCGGGGCGGCGACCTGGAGATGACCCTTGGCGGGGACATCGCCATCGGCTACGCCTCCCACGACACCGAGAAGGTGGCGCTTTTCTTCTTGGAATCCTTCACTTTCCAGGTGCTCGACCCGACAGTGGTCGTGCGCCTCGACTGGAACGCCCAGGCCGGCGGGGCCTAG
- a CDS encoding TOBE domain-containing protein: MKVSARNLIPGTVKKVSIGMVNAEVVIEAAPGVEIVSVITKESAEAMGLKAGAKVKAMVKASSVMVVTD, translated from the coding sequence ATGAAAGTCAGCGCCCGCAATCTGATCCCCGGCACCGTCAAGAAGGTTTCCATCGGCATGGTCAATGCCGAAGTCGTCATCGAAGCCGCTCCCGGCGTCGAGATCGTCTCGGTCATCACCAAGGAGTCGGCCGAGGCCATGGGCCTCAAGGCCGGCGCCAAGGTCAAGGCCATGGTCAAGGCGTCGAGCGTCATGGTCGTCACCGACTAG
- the epsC gene encoding serine O-acetyltransferase EpsC, whose product MSPLENQLPRPKKRTPVEWVAEMLCEEASYRKVYHRPLHDEPMPSITALVEIMERLRAVLFPGYFGHSDITPENMRFHIGASLDAINKLLTDQVRRGYCFFCEMDRAGNCQDCEERARRLAGDFLMRLPDIRELLAEDAQAAFEGDPASRSPGETIFCYPSLTALTHYRVAHELHTLGVDLIPRIITEMAHSRTGIDIHPGATIGRRFFIDHGTGTVIGETCVIGNGVRLYQGVTLGAKSFPKDEQGMLVKGIARHPVVEDNVVVYSGATVLGRVTIGKGSVIGGNVWVVSDVPPYSRIVQQGPGGVVIPDGGGI is encoded by the coding sequence ATGTCCCCCCTGGAAAACCAGCTGCCGCGCCCCAAAAAGCGCACCCCGGTGGAATGGGTGGCCGAGATGCTCTGCGAGGAGGCCTCCTACCGCAAGGTCTACCACCGGCCGCTCCACGACGAGCCCATGCCGTCGATCACGGCCCTGGTCGAGATCATGGAGCGGCTGCGGGCCGTCCTTTTCCCGGGCTATTTCGGCCACTCGGACATCACGCCCGAGAACATGCGCTTTCACATCGGGGCCAGTCTCGATGCCATAAACAAGCTTTTGACCGACCAGGTCCGCCGGGGCTACTGCTTTTTCTGCGAAATGGACCGGGCCGGGAACTGCCAGGACTGCGAGGAACGGGCCAGGCGGCTGGCCGGGGATTTTCTCATGCGCCTGCCGGACATCCGCGAACTCCTGGCCGAGGACGCCCAGGCCGCCTTCGAGGGCGATCCGGCCTCGCGGTCGCCCGGCGAGACCATCTTCTGCTACCCGAGCCTGACGGCGCTCACCCACTACCGGGTGGCCCACGAACTCCACACCCTCGGCGTGGACCTCATCCCGCGCATCATCACCGAGATGGCCCACTCCCGCACCGGCATCGACATCCACCCCGGCGCCACCATCGGCCGGCGGTTTTTCATCGACCACGGCACGGGCACGGTCATCGGGGAAACCTGCGTCATCGGCAACGGCGTGCGCCTCTACCAGGGCGTGACGCTTGGGGCCAAGAGCTTTCCCAAGGACGAGCAGGGGATGCTCGTCAAGGGCATCGCCCGCCATCCGGTGGTCGAGGACAACGTGGTGGTCTATTCCGGGGCCACCGTGCTCGGCCGGGTCACCATCGGCAAAGGCTCGGTCATCGGCGGCAACGTCTGGGTGGTAAGCGACGTGCCCCCCTATTCGCGCATCGTGCAGCAAGGGCCGGGCGGCGTCGTCATCCCGGACGGCGGCGGCATTTGA
- the cysK gene encoding cysteine synthase A: MRIANDMTELVGKTPMVWLTRLAEGCVARVAAKLESFNPCSSVKDRIGVAMLRAAERDGRMTPDTVVVEPTSGNTGVGLAFMCAVRGYKLVLTMPESMSVERRALLRGFGAELVLTPAAQGMRGAVERAAEMVRSLPKAFMPMQFSNPANPEIHALTTAEEIWADTDGAVDLFVAGVGTGGTLTGVARAIKSRKPDFRAVAVEPASSPVLSGGKPGPHAIQGIGAGFVPEVLDMGLVDEVVAVENEAAMHTARRLLREEGVLCGISSGANAYAAIEIAKRPENAGKLVVFVVCDTGERYLSTPLFAEEA, encoded by the coding sequence ATGCGTATTGCCAATGACATGACCGAGCTTGTGGGCAAGACGCCCATGGTCTGGCTGACCCGGCTGGCCGAGGGCTGCGTGGCCCGCGTGGCGGCCAAGCTCGAATCGTTCAATCCGTGTTCTTCGGTCAAGGACCGCATCGGCGTGGCCATGCTGCGCGCGGCCGAGCGCGACGGCCGCATGACCCCGGACACGGTGGTGGTCGAGCCGACGTCCGGCAACACCGGTGTCGGGTTGGCCTTCATGTGCGCCGTGCGGGGCTACAAACTGGTCCTGACCATGCCGGAGTCCATGAGCGTGGAGCGCCGGGCCCTGCTGCGCGGCTTCGGGGCCGAGCTGGTGCTGACCCCGGCCGCCCAGGGCATGCGGGGCGCGGTGGAGCGGGCCGCGGAGATGGTCAGGAGCCTGCCCAAGGCGTTCATGCCCATGCAGTTTTCCAATCCGGCCAACCCGGAGATCCACGCCCTGACCACGGCCGAGGAGATCTGGGCCGATACCGACGGGGCGGTGGACCTGTTCGTGGCCGGGGTCGGCACGGGCGGGACCCTGACCGGCGTGGCCCGGGCGATCAAATCCCGCAAACCCGATTTCCGGGCCGTGGCCGTGGAGCCGGCCTCCTCGCCGGTCCTGTCCGGTGGCAAGCCGGGCCCCCACGCCATCCAGGGCATCGGGGCCGGGTTCGTGCCCGAGGTCCTGGACATGGGCCTGGTGGACGAGGTCGTTGCCGTGGAGAACGAGGCGGCCATGCACACGGCCCGGCGGCTTTTGCGCGAGGAGGGCGTCCTTTGCGGCATCTCCTCCGGGGCCAACGCGTACGCCGCCATCGAGATCGCCAAACGGCCGGAAAACGCCGGCAAGCTGGTGGTCTTCGTGGTCTGCGACACGGGCGAGCGCTACCTCTCGACCCCGCTTTTCGCCGAGGAGGCCTGA